In the genome of Streptomyces aquilus, the window GCCATCCGCTCCCAAGTGCCGCTGGGGCGGCTCGGCAGGGCCGAGGACATCGCCGAGACCGTGGCCTTCCTCCTCTCCCCTCGGTCCTCGTACATCACCGCCCAGGACATCGCCGTCGACGGGGGGCTGGTGACCGCCATCACCGCCTCCTGACAGCGGATGGTGGTTGCCTGGCCCTGTCAGGGCCAGGCAACCACCATCCGCGACCGGCCACAATCGTCGTATGAGCACAGCGATCAACCTGGGCGGGTTCCTCCGCACCCGCCGCTCCCTCCTGCACCCCGAAGACGTCGCCCTGCCGGATTTCGGAGGCCAACGCCGGGTCGCGGGCCTGCGCCGCGAGGAGATCGCCCAGCTCGCCGGAGTGAGCGTCGACTACTACACCCGGATGGAACAGGGCCGCGTGCCCAACCCCTCAGGCGCGGTACTCGACGCCCTCGCCCGCGCACTGCAGCTCGACGAGGATGCCGCCCGGCACCTGCACCGCCTCGCCCGACCGCAGTCCGCCACCCGGCACGTTCCCCCGCCCCAAGCCCGGCCGCAACGCGTGCGCCCGATGCTCCAGCGACTGCTGGACGATCTGGTGGGCACACCCGCACTAGTGATGGGCCGACGCATGGACATCCTGGCCTGGAATACGGCAGCCTGCGCCCTGTTCGGCGACTACGCGGCCTTGGACCGAGCCGAGCGCAACATCGCCCGCATCACCTTCCTCGACGAGACGTCCCGCGAGCTGTACGCGGAATGGACCTCCTGTGCCCGCGAGAACGTGGCCTACCTCCACCTGGACGCAGGGCGGCACCCCGAGGACCCCCGGTTGGCGAGCCTGATCGGCGAACTGTCGATGAAGAGCGAGGACTTCCGCCGCTGGTGGGCCGAACACCCAGTACAGGACAAGACGTCGGGAACCAAGCGATTCCACCATCCGGTGGTCGGCGATCTGGAACTGGCCTACGAAACCCTGCGCCCAGCGGATGACCCCGAGCAGGCGCTGATCACGTATGCCGCCGAGCCTGGCAGCGCATCGCACGACGCCCTGCGGATGCTGCTGGCCTGGGCCACTGAGGCCCCTTCCCCCATGCCGGCCGACGACCGCGCACGCTGACCTTCCGGGCAGTCCCTGCCGTCGGCGGCCCCCACCTGCGTCAGACGCGTCATCGGTCAATGTCCTCACCAGCAGATCGACGAACAGAGCACCGCAGACCGCCGAGCACGGTCCCGGCGGATATCCACGCACCCATCCGTGCCGCGTGACGAACCTTGCCCGCCGAGGCGGGTGCAGCAGACGACAGGGTGGAGTGATCCACTTCTCCCGATCGGCCCGCCTGTCATGCCCGTTGCCCCGGCCTACCCGGTAGTCCCGACCGTCACCGAGCGCAAGCGGTTGAAGAAGATGGCCTTCGGCCACAAGACCGAGCACCGGCTGCGGGTCCGTGCGCAGATCGTCCCGCACGCGGCGCGGGGGCGCTCCAACGCGCACATCGCACACGAGACAGGCCTGCAACCTGGACCCGGTTCGCGCCTGGCGCGGCCGGTTCGCCCACGGCGGGCCATGGGCCCTGGCCGACCACAAGCGCTCAGGGCGCCCCACCCGCTTCAATGCCTTGCAGGTCGCCGAAGCCAAGGCGCTGGCCTGCCGGCTACCCGCCGAGACCGGCGTGCCGTTGTCGCGCTGGTCGTACCCGGAGCTGGCCGCCGAACTGACTTCACCGACCTCACCCAGATCCGGGACCAGCTCCGAGCATTCGAAGACCGGTACAACGCCACGGCACAGCCGTTCCCGTGGAAGTCACCACCTCCGACCTGGACGATCTGCTGGCCCGGCTCGACCGAGACACACCCGCCGATGGCCAAGAGGAATCCTCCGCCGCGCCGGCAGCTTGATCAACCCCCGAAGGATTTCCGGACCCGACCACTCAGGGTCCCGCAGGCGTACACCTGTGCAGAGGCGCTCGGAACACGTCCACGGACAGTGAGCAGCGCCCCGCACCGTGCGGACGGCCACCGTCTGCCTCAGTCAGAAGCCCCCGGTGCCGCCGCAGCAGGCGACGGTCTGGGTCTGGTCCGCGTCGGCGAACGGCGCCACCGCGAGCACGGTCACCAAAGCGACGAACACAGCAAGCACTGCTTTACGCACTGTCTCCTCCAGAGAGATGTCGAACCGGGACCGCTGAACGCGGCACCCTCTCACACTCCGACAGCAGCGGCCCAGGTTGCACGGCAACCATGCGCCTTCCGTGCAGCACCGCCCGCTCCTCGGGATCTGTCTTCCTTGGCAGCCGCGGCCATTGCGGCGGATCACTGTGAGCCCGTGGCCACCAGCCTGGCGGTGATGGGTTCGAGCTCGGTGATCAGTTCGTCGAGTTCGGCCGGGGTCAGGCAGTCGTAGGGCGCGGCGGCCAGCTCGTCCGTGAGGGTTTCGATGCGTTGCTTGGTCTCGCGGCCCGCGTCGGTGAAGTGGTCGTCGGCGTCGATGAGTCCGCGTTCGCGCAGGTCGTTCATGACCGCGGCCAGGCGCTTGTTCGGCAGGTGATGGATGCGCCCGAACGACTGCGGCGGATGAATGCCCATGTCCAGCGCGGAGAGGACGTGGGCCTGTGTGCCGCCGATGCGTGCCCCGACGAGCGCGGCGATGTGCCCGTCACCGCGGTGCTCGCGCAGCATCGTCGCGCTGTGCCACAGCCGTGCGACGGGGTCGCTCGGCACCGCGACGGTGCGCATCCCGGCGTACATCACCCGGCCTTCCGTGGGCGCGCTCGTCGCGGCCACAGTGAGTAGATCGGCCGCGCGCACCAGCCCCGGGGATTTCGCCAGCTCATCGCCGAGGATCCGCCGCAGCGAGGCCGCGCTGCCCCGTTCCCGTGCCGCGAGGGATGCCTCGGGCGGGATCGTCTCCCAGGCGCTGGGGATGTGCCGTGCGGCTTCCCCGTCGGCGAAGCTGTAGAAGGCGGCGTGCACTACCTCGGCCGGCACCCGTCCCAGCGGCGCTGCGCGGCTGGCGAAGTAGCCGTCCCAGTAGGTGCGGTGGCCGAGCGCGGCCAGTTCCTCGTTGCACTCGTCAGCGAAGTAGGTGACCAGGCAGATCGGCTCCCAGAGCTCGTACATGCG includes:
- a CDS encoding helix-turn-helix domain-containing protein codes for the protein MRRSSRTRRGGAPTRTSHTRQACNLDPVRAWRGRFAHGGPWALADHKRSGRPTRFNALQVAEAKALACRLPAETGVPLSRWSYPELAAELTSPTSPRSGTSSEHSKTGTTPRHSRSRGSHHLRPGRSAGPARPRHTRRWPRGILRRAGSLINPRRISGPDHSGSRRRTPVQRRSEHVHGQ
- a CDS encoding SCO6745 family protein — translated: MGKARVDSTTHIARRMYELWEPICLVTYFADECNEELAALGHRTYWDGYFASRAAPLGRVPAEVVHAAFYSFADGEAARHIPSAWETIPPEASLAARERGSAASLRRILGDELAKSPGLVRAADLLTVAATSAPTEGRVMYAGMRTVAVPSDPVARLWHSATMLREHRGDGHIAALVGARIGGTQAHVLSALDMGIHPPQSFGRIHHLPNKRLAAVMNDLRERGLIDADDHFTDAGRETKQRIETLTDELAAAPYDCLTPAELDELITELEPITARLVATGSQ
- a CDS encoding helix-turn-helix transcriptional regulator; the protein is MSTAINLGGFLRTRRSLLHPEDVALPDFGGQRRVAGLRREEIAQLAGVSVDYYTRMEQGRVPNPSGAVLDALARALQLDEDAARHLHRLARPQSATRHVPPPQARPQRVRPMLQRLLDDLVGTPALVMGRRMDILAWNTAACALFGDYAALDRAERNIARITFLDETSRELYAEWTSCARENVAYLHLDAGRHPEDPRLASLIGELSMKSEDFRRWWAEHPVQDKTSGTKRFHHPVVGDLELAYETLRPADDPEQALITYAAEPGSASHDALRMLLAWATEAPSPMPADDRAR